Proteins encoded in a region of the Paenibacillus wynnii genome:
- a CDS encoding glycosyltransferase family 4 protein: MTFPSPYIVLWKGPINKPSGLGIASREYVRALRQLGVNVAISAKSAAPFSKKNKVLIYHHSLNSLNIKKERKHFKTIIINTVWETTRIPKRWIGQINQADAVCVPSYQNKQALLNSGIRIPIFIVPHGVNARMYTPMTKLPLKKTNRTFTFISVFGFQHRKNPEALLKAYWEEFSAADNVQLIIKTNGYAPYENERWIRNRILAYKHRLNIKKSVTPPIQLITQHLNSRALRSIYSRGNAFVLPTRGEGVGLPFLESMASGVPIIATGWGGHMDFLTSKNSFLVPYKLRPPTTSMNRKSSISRQFRHLFAEKGQLWAEPDIGSLRKQMRRAYENPGLCKLKGQQARHDALHLSWNRAGLSFKKAIESTIRFKK; this comes from the coding sequence ATGACATTCCCCAGCCCTTATATAGTCCTGTGGAAAGGACCCATTAACAAACCCTCTGGTCTTGGAATTGCCAGCAGAGAATATGTTAGGGCGTTGAGACAACTTGGAGTAAACGTTGCGATCAGCGCAAAGAGCGCCGCGCCATTTTCAAAGAAGAATAAGGTGTTAATTTATCATCACTCCCTTAATTCTTTGAACATAAAGAAGGAGAGAAAACATTTCAAGACCATTATCATTAACACGGTATGGGAGACAACTCGTATCCCTAAACGATGGATCGGGCAGATTAACCAAGCCGATGCCGTTTGCGTGCCTTCCTATCAGAATAAGCAGGCGCTGCTCAATAGCGGAATTAGAATCCCCATATTTATTGTTCCGCATGGTGTGAATGCTCGGATGTATACCCCTATGACGAAGCTACCTTTGAAAAAAACGAATCGTACATTCACTTTTATCTCCGTATTCGGCTTTCAGCACCGCAAGAATCCTGAAGCTTTGCTAAAGGCTTATTGGGAAGAGTTTTCTGCTGCCGATAATGTTCAACTGATCATCAAAACAAATGGATATGCCCCATATGAGAATGAACGCTGGATCCGAAACCGAATCCTGGCCTATAAACATAGACTGAACATTAAAAAGAGTGTAACTCCCCCCATTCAGCTCATTACCCAACATTTGAATTCCCGCGCTCTCAGAAGTATTTATTCACGAGGAAATGCCTTTGTTCTTCCTACACGGGGTGAAGGCGTAGGTTTACCTTTTCTAGAGTCAATGGCCAGCGGTGTGCCCATAATAGCAACTGGCTGGGGTGGACATATGGACTTCTTAACAAGTAAAAACTCATTTCTTGTTCCTTATAAATTACGCCCCCCTACCACCAGTATGAATCGAAAATCCTCTATCTCACGCCAATTTCGCCATTTGTTTGCGGAAAAGGGACAGCTATGGGCAGAACCCGACATTGGAAGCTTGAGAAAGCAGATGAGAAGAGCGTATGAAAATCCTGGCCTATGTAAACTAAAAGGTCAACAAGCTAGGCACGACGCTCTTCATTTGTCTTGGAACCGGGCGGGTCTATCCTTCAAGAAAGCGATAGAAAGTACGATTAGGTTTAAGAAATAA
- the adhE gene encoding bifunctional acetaldehyde-CoA/alcohol dehydrogenase: MAVKPIQADGKESTTEKNRSAEDEVNRLVTRARASLETFLSMNQEQIDRIVQAMALAGLDKHMLLAKMAIEETGRGVYEDKITKNLFATEYIYNSIKHDKTVGIIEENPYENYQRVAEPVGIIAGVTPVTNPTSTTIFKTLIATKTRNPIIFAFHPSAQKCSSESAKTLLDAAVAAGAPEHCVQWIENPSLEATQLLMNHPDVALVLATGGSAMVKAAYSTGKPALGVGPGNVPCFIEKTADPRQAVNDLILSKTFDNGMICASEQTVIIEEPIYEQVREMMTDNGCYFLDKPEIDAVSSLVITGDRCAVNGAIVGQSAYKIAEMAGLQVPKDTKILIAELEGVGKDFPLSAEKLSPVLACYKVASAEQGIDRASEIVAFGGLGHSSVIHSEDKSVIEAFAKRLQTGRVIVNSPSTQGAIGDIYNTNLPSLTLGCGSYGKNSTTSNVSAVNLINIKRVAYRTVNMQWFKIPPKIYFEKGSTQYLEKMPNISKVLIVTDAIMVKLGYVEKIEYHLRKRSEPVTIEIFADVEPDPSVETVERGARMMENFKPDCIIALGGGSPMDAAKAMWLFYEYPDTSFHSLKQKFLDIRKRVYKYPRLGVKAQFVAIPTTSGTGSEVTSFAVITDKKDGHTKYPLADYELTPDVAIIDPELVFSLPKTAVADTGMDVLTHAIEAYVSVMASDYTDGLALHAIKLVFQYLEKSFHTGDPTAREKMHNASTIAGMAFANAFLGINHSLAHKWGGEYHTAHGRTNAILLPHVIRYNAHKPSKFASFPKYRYFIADERYADIAKMLGMPASTTEEGVNSLIIAIRKLNQSLDIPEKFQDLGFNPTDFESKVDFLADLAFEDQCTTANPQMPLVIELAEIYRNAFYGRF, from the coding sequence ATGGCTGTCAAACCAATCCAGGCAGATGGTAAGGAAAGCACCACAGAGAAAAATCGTTCCGCAGAGGATGAGGTCAACCGTTTGGTTACCCGTGCGAGGGCTTCACTAGAAACGTTCCTTTCTATGAATCAAGAACAGATTGACCGCATTGTCCAGGCGATGGCACTTGCTGGATTAGACAAGCATATGCTGCTTGCGAAAATGGCGATTGAAGAAACCGGACGCGGCGTGTACGAAGATAAAATCACGAAGAACCTTTTTGCAACAGAATACATTTATAACAGCATCAAACATGACAAAACTGTCGGAATTATTGAGGAAAATCCTTATGAGAATTACCAGCGGGTAGCCGAACCAGTTGGCATTATCGCTGGTGTGACACCCGTGACGAATCCAACCTCCACCACCATTTTTAAAACGCTGATTGCTACGAAGACGCGAAACCCCATCATTTTTGCTTTCCATCCGTCTGCGCAGAAATGCAGTTCCGAATCGGCAAAAACACTGCTCGATGCAGCAGTAGCAGCAGGTGCGCCAGAACACTGTGTGCAGTGGATTGAGAATCCATCGCTCGAAGCCACACAGTTGCTCATGAACCATCCGGATGTAGCTTTGGTTCTCGCCACGGGCGGCTCGGCCATGGTAAAAGCCGCTTATAGTACCGGCAAGCCTGCGCTTGGTGTCGGTCCGGGTAATGTTCCGTGTTTTATTGAGAAAACGGCTGATCCGAGACAAGCGGTCAACGATCTTATTCTTTCCAAAACATTCGATAATGGCATGATCTGCGCTTCCGAGCAAACCGTGATTATTGAAGAACCGATTTATGAGCAGGTGCGGGAAATGATGACGGACAACGGTTGCTATTTTCTAGATAAACCGGAAATAGATGCGGTATCCAGTTTGGTGATTACCGGGGATAGATGTGCCGTCAATGGTGCTATTGTCGGACAATCTGCTTATAAAATTGCTGAGATGGCCGGTCTTCAGGTGCCTAAGGACACCAAAATTCTTATTGCCGAATTAGAAGGCGTGGGAAAGGACTTCCCGCTGTCCGCCGAGAAGCTAAGTCCCGTTCTGGCGTGTTATAAGGTAGCATCAGCCGAACAGGGCATTGATCGTGCATCGGAAATCGTCGCTTTCGGCGGTTTGGGCCACTCTTCTGTCATTCACTCCGAGGACAAATCGGTGATCGAGGCCTTCGCGAAGAGGTTACAGACTGGACGAGTAATTGTTAATTCCCCTTCGACACAAGGGGCTATCGGCGACATTTACAACACCAACTTACCGTCCCTAACTTTAGGCTGCGGTTCCTACGGTAAAAACTCGACGACCTCCAATGTATCTGCCGTCAACCTGATCAACATCAAACGTGTCGCATACCGGACGGTGAATATGCAGTGGTTCAAAATTCCGCCTAAGATCTACTTTGAAAAAGGGTCTACGCAATATCTCGAGAAAATGCCTAATATCTCCAAGGTGCTTATTGTTACCGACGCAATAATGGTGAAGCTTGGCTATGTCGAAAAAATTGAATATCACCTAAGAAAACGTTCGGAGCCGGTTACTATCGAAATCTTTGCCGATGTCGAGCCCGATCCGTCTGTGGAGACGGTTGAACGCGGGGCTCGGATGATGGAAAACTTCAAGCCGGACTGCATTATTGCGCTGGGTGGCGGCTCACCTATGGACGCTGCGAAGGCAATGTGGTTATTTTACGAATACCCAGATACGAGTTTCCATTCGTTGAAGCAGAAATTCCTGGATATCCGCAAACGGGTCTACAAATATCCGCGATTAGGCGTAAAAGCCCAATTCGTCGCGATTCCGACAACGTCAGGGACGGGTTCAGAAGTGACTTCATTCGCGGTTATCACGGATAAAAAAGATGGACATACCAAGTACCCGCTTGCGGATTACGAATTAACGCCGGACGTTGCGATCATTGATCCGGAGCTTGTGTTTTCCCTTCCGAAAACGGCAGTTGCCGATACCGGGATGGACGTGCTGACGCATGCCATTGAAGCCTATGTTTCCGTCATGGCGAGTGACTATACCGATGGTTTGGCACTCCATGCCATCAAGCTTGTATTTCAGTACTTGGAGAAATCGTTTCATACGGGAGACCCCACTGCTCGTGAGAAGATGCATAATGCTTCAACGATCGCCGGAATGGCTTTTGCAAATGCCTTCCTCGGCATTAACCACAGCTTGGCGCATAAATGGGGCGGAGAATATCATACGGCGCATGGACGTACGAACGCGATTCTGCTGCCACACGTCATTCGTTACAATGCCCATAAGCCGTCAAAATTCGCGTCATTCCCGAAATACCGCTATTTTATCGCCGATGAGCGTTATGCGGATATTGCTAAAATGCTGGGAATGCCCGCCAGCACTACGGAAGAAGGGGTTAACAGCTTAATCATAGCTATTCGCAAGCTGAACCAATCGCTCGACATTCCCGAAAAGTTCCAAGATCTCGGCTTCAATCCAACCGATTTTGAATCAAAGGTCGACTTTCTGGCCGACCTCGCCTTCGAGGACCAATGCACAACAGCCAATCCGCAAATGCCCCTAGTCATAGAACTTGCAGAAATATATCGGAATGCGTTTTACGGTAGATTTTAG
- a CDS encoding methyltransferase domain-containing protein — protein sequence MAIVQLKSTNPSFTFLIKKNPVTGMQLRPVRQGLAYGWYSDDATYNVYFKDADNDISYKQNDGENFEYLNVSRFNTPQFALNAVNEFFSTPFKAQDDRDEEGYEHSFFINLVHVERVHYIRFFEQHLKDYTFSLQHQAHKSYSLTITTHKSLYHLLHVVSVLCLFLSMFGDEYIDISDAILDKYIRSLNVIDAPFYIRSLFARNFLTSRERFKKYKAYIEQTERYSIGLEYGSTAIQRRSFISSMLPFNKPILDIGCGEGFYAIPYAAKIDSTYYAVDVAEELLEVVNRKAKAKEIDNLVTSHSLDHFLESYNGEQVDVILTEVIEHMSEGEAAKLVQQVCSHVDFEQFIVTTPNADFNHYYELEGFRHEDHKWEMGQETFQQWFADTVQGLAVEFEYVMVGDRVDEIRTTQCAVVRRKGD from the coding sequence TTGGCTATTGTACAACTGAAATCTACGAATCCAAGCTTCACTTTTTTAATTAAAAAAAATCCAGTGACAGGAATGCAGCTTCGTCCGGTTCGTCAAGGGTTGGCTTACGGATGGTATTCGGATGACGCAACTTATAACGTATATTTCAAGGATGCGGATAACGATATATCCTACAAGCAGAATGACGGCGAGAATTTTGAATACCTAAATGTATCCCGATTTAATACACCCCAATTTGCGCTTAATGCGGTGAATGAGTTTTTCTCTACACCCTTTAAGGCTCAGGACGATCGGGACGAGGAAGGGTATGAGCACTCCTTTTTTATCAACTTGGTTCATGTGGAGCGGGTACATTATATCAGGTTTTTCGAACAGCACTTGAAAGACTATACCTTTTCCTTGCAGCATCAGGCACATAAAAGCTATTCGCTGACTATTACCACTCATAAAAGCTTGTATCACCTCTTGCATGTTGTGAGTGTATTGTGCTTGTTCTTGTCCATGTTTGGAGATGAGTACATCGACATTTCGGATGCCATTTTGGATAAATATATTCGAAGTCTTAACGTGATTGATGCACCCTTTTATATACGGAGTCTATTTGCGAGGAATTTCCTGACCTCCAGAGAACGGTTTAAGAAATATAAGGCATACATTGAACAAACGGAGCGCTATTCTATCGGGCTAGAATATGGGAGTACCGCAATACAGCGGCGTAGTTTCATATCAAGTATGCTTCCATTTAATAAGCCGATCTTGGATATTGGGTGCGGCGAAGGATTCTATGCCATTCCGTATGCTGCAAAAATAGACAGTACCTATTACGCCGTGGATGTAGCTGAGGAGCTGCTGGAGGTCGTGAATCGGAAAGCAAAAGCTAAGGAAATTGATAACCTTGTTACTTCTCATTCTCTGGATCATTTTCTGGAATCGTACAATGGGGAGCAGGTTGATGTGATTTTAACGGAAGTTATCGAGCACATGAGTGAGGGGGAAGCCGCGAAGCTCGTCCAGCAAGTGTGCAGCCATGTTGATTTCGAACAATTTATTGTAACGACGCCGAATGCTGATTTTAACCATTACTATGAGCTGGAAGGATTCCGGCATGAAGATCACAAGTGGGAAATGGGGCAGGAAACGTTCCAGCAATGGTTTGCGGATACGGTCCAAGGTCTGGCGGTAGAGTTCGAGTATGTGATGGTTGGTGACCGGGTTGATGAGATCCGTACGACACAATGCGCCGTTGTGCGAAGAAAGGGGGATTAG
- a CDS encoding metallophosphoesterase, giving the protein MEIQTRVHTIFMLVGATECGKSTFAKEVLIPQLKFEDASRGLRMNVQYLSSDGIRQAILGYDYDKYDQVMLESSSQAFQLLFERLKLVTSFPINAEFVVMDTIGLSEDYRNKVREIAQINHYNLEVILFDYRKREDYYNSERSKKLISNHLNRLRKDVLPVLSREGYGKIYKVRAKDFYLPEEGQPNADYRVVVQDVENYVAAILPQEQEYIVVGDVHECVQELQGLLRDYGYRMDEGKLTATDKLSNTKIILAGDWIDKGKQTRGTIEFLYENREHFLFVMGNHENFVYKYVRGEIQGTDPELLRTYFDSTQVLKEDSTLFSKFSVLVEMSKPFYRYVGMQGPSFYVTHAPCRNKYIGKLDTNSLRHQRNFRMDREAVFEEQLDFLQQEAVANHPFHLFGHIAAKQTFRIKNKIHLDTGSAHGNMLTAVRISFKPFYKNYKSQVATVQEELPILFREEKTVSLQDLDVEAVRRLQYCSKNRVNFISGTMSPADKDEAAGELESLRKGLDYFAERGVSEVVLQPKYMGSRCNVYLYREIEQCYSVSRNGYKVKAVDLTPIYEQLLHKFGTYMAEQGLSVLLLDGELLPWKALGDGLIERQFRPIGKALETELEFLRQNGFEEALGKLVQEFEESGFEKDQHHLSKEALSNNYGSHVYQNFKHVRGIRESYVDLDQRDEAYLVYKQQLEWYAGDAELAYKPFTILKEVLENGEERFPAGTTSEQYRFLNDDECLVLDLKEADAYIRAEEYFSRLTVENHMEGIVIKPEQEQRGVVPYLKVRNPGYLSIIYGYDYKFPHKYGKLMKQKNILPKLRTSANEHRLGKRMLEVRLNDIAPENDTYKQIAANLLFEVAKEKEIDPRL; this is encoded by the coding sequence GTGGAAATTCAAACCCGTGTACATACGATATTTATGCTCGTAGGGGCTACGGAATGCGGGAAGTCGACTTTTGCAAAAGAAGTGCTGATTCCACAGCTGAAATTTGAGGATGCCTCCAGGGGCTTGCGGATGAATGTGCAGTATTTGTCCTCAGATGGAATCCGGCAGGCAATACTGGGCTATGACTACGATAAGTATGATCAGGTGATGCTGGAGTCGAGCTCGCAGGCCTTTCAACTGTTGTTTGAGCGGCTGAAGCTGGTCACCTCTTTTCCCATTAATGCAGAGTTTGTGGTGATGGATACCATTGGACTCTCTGAAGATTACCGTAATAAGGTTCGCGAGATCGCTCAAATAAATCATTACAATCTAGAGGTTATTCTGTTTGATTACCGCAAACGGGAGGATTACTACAACTCGGAACGGTCGAAGAAACTGATCTCGAATCATCTGAATCGGCTGAGAAAAGACGTTCTGCCTGTTCTGTCACGGGAAGGGTATGGCAAAATTTATAAGGTACGCGCTAAGGATTTCTACCTGCCAGAAGAAGGGCAACCTAATGCGGACTATCGGGTGGTGGTTCAAGATGTAGAGAATTATGTAGCCGCGATACTTCCGCAAGAACAAGAGTATATTGTAGTTGGAGATGTGCACGAGTGTGTTCAGGAGTTGCAGGGACTGCTGCGTGATTATGGATACCGGATGGACGAAGGTAAGTTGACCGCAACGGATAAGCTCAGCAACACGAAAATCATTCTTGCCGGGGACTGGATTGATAAAGGTAAGCAAACACGCGGGACGATTGAGTTCCTATATGAAAACCGTGAGCATTTCCTCTTTGTTATGGGCAATCATGAGAACTTTGTCTACAAGTACGTAAGGGGAGAGATTCAAGGTACGGATCCTGAACTGCTGCGAACGTACTTTGATTCGACTCAAGTGCTTAAGGAGGATTCCACGCTTTTTAGTAAATTTTCAGTGTTGGTGGAGATGTCTAAGCCGTTTTACCGTTATGTTGGCATGCAAGGACCTTCATTTTATGTAACGCACGCTCCATGCCGTAATAAATATATTGGCAAGCTGGATACGAATTCGTTGCGGCACCAACGTAACTTTCGGATGGATCGTGAGGCTGTCTTTGAGGAACAACTTGATTTTCTTCAGCAAGAGGCTGTGGCTAATCACCCTTTTCATCTGTTCGGGCATATTGCGGCCAAGCAGACTTTTCGGATCAAGAATAAAATCCACCTCGACACGGGAAGTGCGCATGGGAATATGCTGACTGCTGTTCGGATATCGTTTAAACCTTTTTACAAAAATTATAAGTCACAAGTTGCTACGGTGCAGGAAGAACTTCCGATCCTGTTCCGGGAAGAGAAAACTGTATCCTTGCAGGATCTGGATGTTGAGGCTGTGCGCAGACTGCAATATTGCTCGAAAAATCGGGTCAATTTCATCTCCGGGACGATGTCACCGGCGGATAAGGATGAGGCTGCCGGAGAACTAGAGTCGCTTAGAAAAGGTCTGGATTATTTTGCTGAACGCGGCGTATCAGAAGTTGTGCTGCAGCCCAAATATATGGGGTCACGCTGTAATGTGTACCTTTATCGGGAGATAGAGCAGTGCTATTCGGTTAGTCGAAATGGTTATAAGGTTAAGGCTGTCGATTTGACTCCCATCTACGAGCAATTGCTTCACAAATTTGGAACCTATATGGCTGAACAAGGGTTAAGTGTGCTCCTTCTGGATGGGGAACTTTTGCCCTGGAAAGCGCTTGGAGACGGGTTAATTGAGCGTCAGTTCCGACCGATTGGAAAGGCGTTGGAGACAGAGCTTGAATTTTTAAGACAAAATGGCTTTGAGGAGGCACTTGGTAAGCTTGTTCAGGAGTTTGAAGAAAGCGGCTTTGAAAAGGATCAGCACCATTTGTCGAAAGAGGCGCTTAGCAACAACTATGGATCTCATGTGTATCAAAATTTCAAGCATGTCCGAGGGATCAGAGAATCGTATGTAGACCTTGACCAACGTGATGAAGCTTACCTTGTATACAAGCAGCAATTGGAATGGTATGCGGGTGATGCGGAATTAGCATACAAGCCATTTACAATTCTCAAGGAAGTGCTAGAGAATGGTGAAGAACGATTCCCTGCCGGCACAACCTCCGAGCAATACCGTTTCTTAAATGACGACGAATGTTTGGTTCTCGACTTGAAAGAGGCCGATGCATACATCAGGGCCGAGGAGTATTTTTCAAGGTTAACGGTGGAGAATCATATGGAGGGCATTGTTATTAAACCGGAGCAAGAGCAGCGGGGTGTGGTCCCTTACTTGAAGGTCCGTAATCCCGGCTACCTGTCGATAATCTACGGATACGATTACAAGTTTCCACATAAGTATGGAAAGCTGATGAAGCAGAAGAATATCCTCCCCAAACTGCGCACTTCTGCAAATGAGCACCGGCTGGGCAAGCGAATGCTTGAAGTGAGGCTGAACGACATTGCACCTGAGAACGACACCTACAAGCAAATCGCGGCAAACCTGCTGTTCGAGGTTGCTAAAGAGAAAGAGATTGACCCAAGGTTGTAG